One genomic segment of Candidatus Methylomirabilota bacterium includes these proteins:
- a CDS encoding prephenate dehydrogenase/arogenate dehydrogenase family protein: MIRRLCVVGPGLLGGSIALAARARKLAGEIVVVGRAEASVAPALRAGAADRGTTDLAAGLRGADFCVLATPVATLEGQLAAVWAAAEPGTVLTDVGSTKGRIVATAERLAIGRPLDFVGSHPMAGSERAGFAEARADLFVAATVILTPTERTAPAALARVRAFWEAMGARLTVLDPLTHDRATAAVSHLPHLVADALVDAVLRMDPAFLDVAARGFRDTTRIAASSPAVWREIFQDNRAALAEALAAFRKSLDHLEAVIALGDAAAVEAELERIKQHREKLG; the protein is encoded by the coding sequence GTGATCCGGCGGCTCTGCGTCGTCGGCCCGGGGCTCCTGGGCGGCTCGATCGCGCTGGCCGCCCGCGCGCGCAAGCTGGCCGGCGAGATCGTCGTGGTGGGGCGGGCGGAGGCGAGCGTGGCGCCGGCGCTGCGGGCGGGAGCGGCGGATCGAGGCACTACCGATCTCGCGGCGGGGCTGCGCGGCGCCGACTTCTGCGTGCTCGCGACCCCGGTGGCGACGCTCGAGGGCCAGCTCGCCGCGGTCTGGGCGGCCGCCGAGCCGGGCACCGTCCTCACCGACGTGGGCAGCACGAAGGGGCGCATCGTGGCCACCGCGGAGCGGCTGGCTATCGGGCGTCCGCTCGACTTCGTGGGCAGCCATCCCATGGCGGGCTCGGAGCGCGCCGGGTTCGCGGAGGCGCGCGCCGATTTATTCGTAGCGGCAACCGTTATTCTGACGCCCACGGAGCGCACCGCGCCGGCGGCCCTCGCGCGCGTGCGCGCGTTCTGGGAAGCGATGGGCGCCCGCCTCACGGTGCTGGACCCGCTCACCCACGACCGCGCCACCGCGGCGGTGAGCCACCTGCCGCACCTGGTCGCCGACGCGCTCGTGGATGCGGTGCTGCGCATGGATCCCGCGTTCCTCGACGTGGCTGCGCGCGGCTTCCGCGACACCACGCGCATCGCCGCGTCCAGCCCGGCGGTCTGGCGCGAGATCTTCCAGGACAATCGCGCCGCCCTCGCCGAGGCCCTCGCCGCCTTCCGTAAATCGCTCGATCATCTCGAAGCGGTGATCGCGCTGGGGGACGCCGCCGCCGTCGAGGCCGAGCTCGAGCGAATCAAACAGCACCGGGAGAAGCTCGGGTGA
- the cmk gene encoding (d)CMP kinase, protein MTCDGRREPVITIDGPAGAGKSTAARALARRLGFRLLDTGAMYRALAWAVREAGLAPDDTPALRAVLDATTVALDGERVLVNGRDVTGEIRSPVIGELTSVLTMLRAVREKMTPMQRALAADGGVVLEGRDTGSVVCPDADVKFYLDATLEARARRRREELAERGLALDLDRVREEVARRDRQDMGRAIAPLVRPADAVVVDTTGLDGAEVLERLMDAVERVRCSTRS, encoded by the coding sequence ATGACGTGTGATGGCCGGCGGGAGCCCGTGATCACGATCGACGGACCGGCGGGAGCGGGAAAGTCCACCGCCGCGCGTGCGCTCGCGCGCCGGCTCGGCTTCCGTCTCCTCGACACCGGCGCCATGTACCGCGCCCTCGCCTGGGCGGTGCGCGAGGCGGGGCTCGCCCCCGACGACACGCCGGCACTCCGCGCGGTGCTCGACGCGACCACGGTGGCGCTGGACGGCGAGCGCGTGCTCGTCAACGGCCGCGACGTGACGGGGGAGATCCGCTCCCCCGTCATTGGCGAGCTCACGTCCGTGCTCACCATGCTCCGGGCGGTGCGCGAGAAGATGACGCCGATGCAGCGTGCGCTCGCCGCCGACGGCGGGGTCGTCCTGGAAGGCCGAGACACCGGAAGCGTGGTGTGCCCCGACGCCGACGTGAAGTTCTACCTGGACGCAACGCTCGAGGCGCGCGCGCGGCGGCGGCGCGAGGAGCTCGCGGAGCGCGGCCTCGCCCTGGACCTGGACCGCGTGCGCGAGGAAGTGGCGCGGCGCGACCGGCAGGACATGGGCCGCGCCATCGCCCCCCTCGTCCGGCCGGCGGACGCGGTGGTGGTGGACACGACGGGGCTGGACGGGGCGGAAGTGCTGGAGCGGCTGATGGACGCGGTGGAGCGGGTCCGGTGCTCTACGAGATCCTGA
- a CDS encoding glycosyltransferase family 2 protein encodes MTRLSVTIVAWNEEERLRPCLESVTWANEIVIVDGESTDKTVALAREFTERVWVRPWPGFAAQKNFALDQAAGDWVLALDADERVTPELRVRITEILADDAAGRPVADGYQLPRRNIFWGVWVRHGGLYPDHQLRLFRRHAGRFVADAVHESVRVAGRVETLAEPLLHHSYRSLEDFVQRSNRYSTLAAGEWVRRGKRAGLADLIFRPLGRFLSMYIIQRGFLDGWRGFVLAVLYADYVFLRMAKAWEARIPQDDRQRGV; translated from the coding sequence ATGACGCGCCTCTCGGTGACCATCGTGGCGTGGAACGAGGAGGAGCGGCTGCGTCCCTGCCTCGAGAGCGTGACGTGGGCCAACGAGATCGTGATCGTCGACGGCGAGTCGACCGACAAGACGGTGGCGCTGGCGCGCGAGTTCACCGAACGCGTCTGGGTGCGCCCGTGGCCGGGCTTCGCCGCGCAGAAGAACTTCGCCCTCGACCAGGCCGCGGGCGACTGGGTGCTGGCCCTCGACGCGGACGAGCGCGTCACCCCCGAGCTGCGCGTGCGCATCACCGAGATCCTCGCCGACGACGCGGCGGGCCGCCCCGTCGCCGACGGCTATCAGCTGCCGCGGCGGAACATCTTCTGGGGCGTCTGGGTCCGCCACGGCGGTCTCTACCCGGACCACCAGCTCCGCCTCTTCCGCCGCCACGCCGGCCGCTTCGTCGCGGACGCGGTCCACGAGTCGGTGCGCGTGGCCGGACGGGTGGAGACGCTCGCGGAGCCGCTGCTCCACCACTCCTACCGGAGCCTGGAGGACTTCGTCCAGCGCTCCAACCGCTACTCCACGCTCGCGGCGGGGGAGTGGGTGCGCCGCGGCAAGCGGGCCGGGCTCGCCGATCTGATCTTCCGGCCGCTCGGCCGCTTCCTCTCGATGTACATTATTCAGCGCGGCTTCCTCGACGGCTGGCGCGGCTTCGTGCTCGCCGTCCTGTACGCCGACTACGTCTTCCTGCGGATGGCGAAGGCCTGGGAGGCCCGCATCCCCCAGGACGATCGCCAGCGAGGAGTGTGA
- the trpS gene encoding tryptophan--tRNA ligase: protein MAGEKQRVLSGMRPTGRLHLGNYLGALENWVRLQADFDCFYFVANWHVLTTAPEASAEAGSSTLEMAADWLGAGLDPECSTLFIQSRVREHAELHLLFSMVVPVGWLERVPTYKEMVEQLGIEAPSYGLLGYPLLQSADILMYKAHWVPVGADQVPHIELTREVARRFNHTWKPVFPEPQAKLTQIPKVPGTDGRKMSKSYGNAIELADPPEVITQKIKPMVTDPARKRRTDPGDPDVCPVFDLHRIFTPDGPREECATGCRTAAIGCLDCKGVLLQHMLPPLTAIRDRRERWASRPADLLEILHEGSRRAERVARGTMDEVRDAVKLEP, encoded by the coding sequence ATGGCAGGCGAGAAGCAGCGGGTGCTCTCGGGCATGCGACCCACAGGGCGCCTCCACCTCGGGAACTATCTGGGCGCGCTGGAGAACTGGGTACGGCTCCAGGCGGACTTCGACTGCTTCTACTTCGTGGCCAACTGGCACGTGCTCACGACCGCGCCGGAGGCGAGCGCAGAGGCCGGCTCGAGCACCCTCGAGATGGCGGCGGACTGGCTCGGCGCGGGACTGGATCCGGAGTGCTCGACGCTGTTCATCCAGTCCCGGGTCCGCGAGCACGCCGAGCTGCACCTGCTCTTCTCGATGGTCGTCCCGGTGGGCTGGCTCGAGCGTGTGCCGACCTACAAGGAGATGGTGGAGCAGCTCGGGATCGAAGCGCCGTCCTACGGCCTGCTGGGCTACCCGCTGCTGCAGTCCGCCGACATCCTGATGTACAAGGCGCATTGGGTGCCGGTGGGCGCGGACCAGGTCCCGCACATCGAGCTCACCCGCGAGGTGGCGCGCCGCTTCAACCACACATGGAAGCCCGTGTTCCCCGAGCCGCAGGCCAAGCTGACCCAGATCCCGAAGGTGCCGGGGACGGACGGTCGTAAGATGTCGAAGTCCTACGGCAACGCCATCGAGCTCGCCGATCCGCCCGAGGTGATCACGCAGAAAATCAAGCCAATGGTGACCGATCCGGCGCGGAAGCGGCGCACCGACCCGGGCGATCCCGACGTGTGCCCGGTGTTCGACCTCCACCGCATCTTCACGCCGGACGGCCCGCGCGAGGAGTGCGCGACGGGCTGCCGCACTGCCGCCATCGGCTGCCTGGACTGCAAGGGCGTGCTCCTGCAGCACATGCTGCCGCCGCTCACCGCCATCCGCGACCGGCGCGAGCGTTGGGCATCACGGCCCGCCGATCTGCTCGAGATCCTCCACGAGGGCTCGCGCCGCGCGGAGCGCGTGGCGCGCGGGACCATGGACGAAGTGCGAGACGCGGTGAAGCTCGAGCCATGA
- the waaC gene encoding lipopolysaccharide heptosyltransferase I codes for MNVAIVKLSSLGDVIHALPVARALRRARPDTRITWIVEAREYAILRDHPDLDQIIPVDTRRWRRLVRRPAGAREVMGKLGRLHRRVRLGGFDVAIDLQGLLKSGVLTAYTGAPLRIGFSASHCRERLNVLFTNRRVTPPPTAVHVVEQYLTLLGPLGIAPGVPEFHLPPRPVAERRMADALAEAGLKRSDRIVALNPGAGRPEKQWPVERFRALAERLATEADTRILLLWGPDEIHMAKQIGSGLSARAVLAPPTDLDELTAVLRRVDLMVAGDTGPLHLAAALGTPALGLYGPTRAARNGPYGAQSRGLQSPDGSMAGLSADAAYAAARDLLERGRGR; via the coding sequence GTGAACGTCGCGATCGTGAAGCTCTCCTCGCTGGGCGACGTGATCCACGCTCTCCCGGTGGCGCGCGCGCTGCGTCGGGCCCGGCCCGACACCCGCATCACGTGGATCGTGGAGGCCCGAGAGTACGCGATCCTCCGCGATCATCCCGATCTCGATCAGATCATCCCCGTGGACACGCGGCGGTGGCGGCGTCTCGTCCGACGGCCCGCGGGCGCCCGCGAAGTGATGGGCAAGCTGGGCCGACTCCACCGGCGCGTGCGCCTGGGCGGCTTCGACGTCGCCATCGATCTCCAGGGGCTGCTCAAGAGCGGGGTGCTCACGGCCTACACCGGGGCCCCCCTACGCATCGGTTTCAGCGCGTCTCACTGCCGCGAGCGGCTGAACGTGCTGTTCACGAACCGGCGCGTGACTCCGCCGCCCACCGCCGTGCACGTGGTGGAGCAATACCTGACCCTCCTCGGTCCGCTCGGCATCGCCCCGGGCGTGCCGGAGTTCCATCTCCCGCCGCGGCCCGTCGCCGAGCGGCGAATGGCCGACGCCCTCGCGGAGGCCGGGCTCAAGCGCAGCGACCGCATCGTCGCCCTCAATCCCGGCGCGGGACGGCCCGAGAAGCAGTGGCCGGTGGAGCGCTTTCGCGCCCTCGCCGAGCGTCTCGCCACCGAGGCGGACACGCGCATACTCCTCCTCTGGGGGCCCGACGAGATCCACATGGCCAAGCAGATCGGCTCCGGGCTGAGCGCGCGCGCCGTGCTGGCGCCGCCTACCGACCTGGACGAGCTCACCGCGGTGCTGCGGCGGGTCGACCTGATGGTGGCGGGGGATACCGGCCCCCTGCACCTTGCGGCGGCGCTGGGCACGCCCGCGCTGGGCCTCTACGGCCCCACGCGGGCGGCGCGCAACGGTCCCTATGGTGCACAAAGCCGCGGACTTCAGAGCCCCGACGGATCCATGGCGGGGCTCTCCGCGGACGCCGCCTACGCGGCCGCACGCGACCTGCTCGAGCGCGGGCGCGGGCGATGA
- a CDS encoding segregation/condensation protein A, translating to MTEVAAPALTVRVESFEGPLDLLLHLCRTSELDLTRLPIRTVTDQYLAHLEAAQFQDLDTAGSFMVMAATLIYLKSKLLLPSTGEPDEEDLDPEGELLRQELAARLAEYARVKALGAWLGAREAAQALIFGRTTAELPPPEDVPLQDLSVHLLLRAINRLVDDQRRERPRAVEMDPISVVERMSEIVSLLRSTWSLLFSSVAGGERVRAEWVVTLLALLELVRLGQARARQAELFGDIVIERGAGGDPAADDLAVAPVPQGDGE from the coding sequence ATGACCGAGGTCGCCGCGCCCGCGCTCACCGTCCGGGTCGAATCGTTCGAGGGCCCGCTCGACCTTCTGCTGCATCTCTGCCGCACCAGCGAACTGGATCTCACCAGGCTTCCCATCCGGACGGTCACCGACCAGTACCTCGCGCACCTCGAGGCGGCGCAGTTCCAGGACCTCGACACCGCGGGCTCGTTCATGGTGATGGCGGCCACGCTCATCTACCTCAAGTCCAAGCTCCTGCTGCCGTCCACCGGCGAGCCGGACGAGGAAGATCTCGACCCCGAGGGCGAGCTCTTGCGTCAGGAGCTGGCCGCGCGGCTGGCCGAGTACGCGCGGGTGAAGGCGCTGGGGGCCTGGCTAGGCGCGCGCGAGGCTGCGCAGGCGCTGATCTTCGGCCGCACCACGGCGGAGCTGCCGCCGCCGGAGGACGTGCCGCTCCAGGACCTCTCCGTCCATCTCCTGCTGCGAGCGATCAACAGGTTGGTGGACGATCAGCGCCGCGAGCGGCCCCGGGCGGTGGAGATGGATCCCATCTCCGTGGTGGAGCGCATGAGCGAGATCGTCTCGCTGCTGCGCTCCACGTGGTCCCTTCTGTTCTCATCGGTGGCGGGTGGGGAACGCGTCCGCGCGGAGTGGGTCGTGACCTTGCTCGCGCTCCTCGAGCTGGTGCGGCTCGGGCAGGCGCGCGCGCGCCAGGCCGAGCTCTTCGGCGACATCGTGATCGAGCGCGGCGCTGGCGGCGACCCCGCGGCGGACGACCTCGCGGTCGCACCCGTGCCCCAGGGAGACGGAGAATGA
- the aroA gene encoding 3-phosphoshikimate 1-carboxyvinyltransferase, whose translation MRIRVTPTPRLAGRVLVPGDKSISHRAALFGALASGRTEITGFLEGEDCLATLRAVRALGVEVTRKGPGHYLVDGVGPDGLTEPEDVIDCGNAGTGARLLVGVLAGQPFWSILTGDESLRSRPMDRVAAPLRRMGATVVGRREGSRLPLAVRGARPLKAITYESPVASAQVKTALLLAGLWADGPVTVREPSPSRDHTERMLGGFGARLTATPEGVTLTPGGELRGQPVAVPGDISSAAFFLVAGALMADPELTVAHVGTNPTRTGVLEVLEAMGASIRRQAPAGPGAAAEPAADLVVHRSRLRGAEIGGPVIPRLIDEVPILAVAATLAEGPTEVRDAAELRVKESDRIRAIAAELGRMGARITERPDGLRIEGGTRLRGAVVSSGGDHRMAMSLVIAGLLADGETVVEDTDCIATSFPGFLTAVNDLAGSPAARAEA comes from the coding sequence GTGAGAATTCGCGTCACCCCGACCCCGCGCCTCGCCGGCCGCGTGCTCGTACCCGGCGACAAGTCCATCTCGCATCGAGCCGCGCTGTTCGGCGCGCTCGCCAGCGGCCGCACCGAGATCACGGGGTTCCTCGAGGGCGAGGACTGCCTGGCCACTCTCCGGGCGGTGCGGGCCCTCGGGGTGGAGGTCACCCGAAAAGGGCCGGGCCACTACCTGGTCGACGGCGTGGGACCCGACGGGCTCACCGAGCCAGAGGACGTGATCGACTGCGGCAACGCTGGCACCGGGGCGAGGCTCCTGGTGGGCGTGCTCGCGGGCCAGCCCTTCTGGTCCATTCTCACGGGGGACGAGTCGCTGCGGAGCCGCCCCATGGACCGCGTGGCCGCCCCGCTGCGCCGCATGGGCGCGACCGTGGTCGGCCGCCGCGAGGGCAGCCGTCTGCCGCTGGCGGTGCGGGGCGCGCGCCCGCTGAAGGCAATCACCTATGAGTCCCCCGTGGCTTCCGCGCAGGTGAAGACGGCGCTGCTCCTCGCCGGCCTCTGGGCCGATGGCCCCGTGACGGTGCGCGAGCCCTCCCCGTCGCGCGACCACACCGAGCGCATGCTGGGCGGTTTCGGCGCGCGCCTGACGGCAACGCCGGAGGGCGTGACGCTGACACCCGGCGGCGAGCTTCGTGGGCAGCCGGTGGCCGTGCCGGGCGACATCTCCTCGGCCGCCTTCTTCCTCGTGGCGGGCGCCCTCATGGCCGATCCCGAGCTCACCGTCGCCCACGTGGGCACCAATCCCACGCGCACCGGCGTCCTCGAGGTGCTGGAGGCAATGGGCGCCTCGATCCGGCGGCAGGCCCCCGCCGGTCCCGGCGCCGCCGCCGAGCCGGCCGCCGACCTCGTCGTCCACCGGAGCCGCCTGCGTGGCGCCGAGATCGGCGGCCCCGTCATCCCGCGCCTCATCGACGAGGTGCCCATTCTCGCGGTGGCCGCGACGCTCGCGGAGGGTCCCACCGAAGTGCGCGATGCCGCCGAGCTGCGCGTCAAGGAGTCGGACCGCATTCGCGCCATCGCCGCCGAGCTCGGCCGGATGGGCGCGCGGATCACCGAGCGGCCGGACGGCCTGCGGATCGAGGGCGGGACGCGCCTGCGCGGCGCGGTGGTGTCGAGCGGGGGCGATCACCGGATGGCGATGTCCCTGGTCATCGCCGGCCTGCTTGCGGACGGCGAGACAGTGGTGGAGGATACGGACTGCATCGCGACCTCCTTCCCGGGCTTTCTCACCGCGGTCAACGACCTGGCGGGATCTCCGGCGGCGAGGGCGGAAGCATGA
- the hisC gene encoding histidinol-phosphate transaminase, with protein MASSWESLANDHILGIAPYEPGKPVEEVERELGIHDAIKLASNENPLPPSERVQKAVAAAITQLNRYPDGTGFYLREALARRHGVTADHLILGNGSNELIELIARAFMRPGDEAVIPHPSFVVYPMIVQAVGGIRVVVTLKDHRLDLEAMARAITPMTKLVFIANPNNPTATIVTAPDVEDFMARVPDRAIVVFDEAYFEFAQGPDFPDSLSYLRQGRKVVCLRTFSKAASLAGLRVGYGIGDPDCVSLLNRIRPPFNVNSLAQVAALAALEDDAHIVECLRMIEAGRAYLSEEFAALGLRFPPSRANFLLVDVGRNALDVYQRLLREGVIVRPMLSFGMESTLRISIGTPEENRRLMKALRKVLQEAKRA; from the coding sequence ATGGCCTCGTCATGGGAGTCGCTCGCCAACGATCACATCCTCGGGATCGCCCCCTACGAGCCCGGGAAGCCTGTCGAGGAGGTCGAGCGCGAGCTTGGCATCCACGACGCCATCAAGCTGGCGTCGAACGAAAATCCGCTGCCGCCGTCCGAGCGGGTGCAGAAGGCGGTGGCCGCGGCGATCACCCAGCTCAACCGCTATCCCGACGGCACCGGCTTCTACCTCCGCGAGGCGCTCGCGCGCCGGCACGGCGTCACCGCCGACCACCTGATCCTCGGCAACGGCTCCAACGAGCTGATCGAGCTGATCGCGCGCGCGTTCATGCGCCCCGGGGATGAGGCGGTGATCCCGCATCCCTCGTTCGTCGTCTACCCGATGATCGTGCAGGCGGTGGGCGGGATCCGTGTGGTCGTCACCCTCAAGGACCACCGGCTGGATCTCGAGGCGATGGCGCGGGCGATCACCCCGATGACCAAGCTCGTCTTCATCGCCAATCCCAACAACCCCACCGCCACCATCGTGACCGCGCCGGACGTCGAGGATTTCATGGCGCGCGTGCCCGACCGCGCCATCGTGGTGTTCGACGAGGCCTACTTCGAGTTCGCCCAGGGCCCGGACTTCCCCGACTCGCTGAGCTATCTGCGCCAGGGCCGCAAGGTCGTTTGCCTCCGCACGTTCTCCAAGGCGGCGAGCCTGGCCGGGCTGCGGGTGGGCTACGGGATCGGCGACCCCGACTGCGTGAGCCTGCTCAACCGCATCCGGCCCCCCTTCAACGTGAACTCTCTCGCGCAGGTGGCGGCGCTCGCCGCGCTGGAGGACGATGCGCACATCGTCGAGTGCCTGCGCATGATCGAGGCCGGACGCGCCTATCTCAGCGAGGAGTTCGCTGCGCTGGGGCTGCGCTTCCCGCCGTCGCGGGCAAATTTCCTCCTGGTCGACGTGGGGCGCAATGCGCTCGACGTGTACCAGCGGCTCCTCCGCGAGGGCGTGATCGTGCGGCCGATGCTGTCCTTCGGCATGGAAAGCACGCTCCGCATCAGCATCGGCACGCCGGAGGAGAACCGCCGGCTGATGAAGGCGCTCCGCAAGGTCCTGCAGGAGGCCAAGCGCGCGTGA
- a CDS encoding adenylyltransferase/cytidyltransferase family protein, with protein sequence MAPVLDPEAAARWADTQRRRGKTIVLANGCFDLLHVGHVRYLTAARALGDALVVGINSDASVRRLKGAGRPLMSVAERAELLGALAAVDAVVVFEEDTVERLVRLIRPDVQAKGTDYTETTVPERAAVVAAGGRVAIAGDPKDHSTRDLIRIIVDRFGGGR encoded by the coding sequence ATGGCGCCCGTTCTCGACCCTGAGGCGGCCGCCCGCTGGGCGGACACCCAGCGTCGGCGCGGCAAGACGATTGTCCTCGCCAACGGCTGCTTCGATCTCCTCCATGTGGGCCATGTCCGCTATCTCACGGCGGCCCGGGCCCTCGGGGATGCGCTCGTGGTGGGGATCAACTCGGACGCGTCGGTCCGCCGGCTCAAGGGGGCGGGGCGCCCGCTCATGAGCGTGGCGGAGCGCGCCGAGCTGCTCGGCGCCCTTGCCGCGGTGGACGCGGTTGTGGTCTTCGAGGAGGACACGGTGGAGCGGCTGGTCCGCCTGATCCGCCCCGACGTGCAGGCCAAGGGCACCGACTATACCGAGACCACCGTGCCAGAGCGCGCCGCGGTGGTGGCGGCGGGGGGGCGCGTCGCCATCGCCGGCGATCCGAAGGATCACTCCACCCGCGACCTCATTCGCATCATTGTGGATCGCTTCGGGGGCGGGCGGTGA
- the scpB gene encoding SMC-Scp complex subunit ScpB yields MTEPIDVLEALLFASDTPVEITTIREVLELDSPDTARDLVDALGTRLRAEGRALQVIEVGGGFRLVTRPEVAPWLVKLARARTRQRLSRPALETLAIIAYRQPVSRPEVDAVRGVNSEGVLDNLLERRLVRIAGRKETPGRPFLYETTRDFLVAFGLRDLADLPKPESELIIPDLSGPEASGQGELDKELAAATDPSQQDPGAGGAELAPRG; encoded by the coding sequence ATGACCGAGCCCATCGACGTTCTCGAGGCGCTGCTCTTCGCCTCCGACACGCCCGTGGAAATCACCACGATTCGAGAGGTCCTGGAGCTGGACTCGCCCGACACCGCCCGCGACCTCGTCGACGCGCTGGGTACCCGCCTGCGAGCCGAGGGACGGGCGCTGCAGGTGATCGAGGTCGGCGGCGGCTTCCGGCTGGTGACGCGGCCCGAGGTCGCGCCGTGGCTGGTCAAGCTCGCGCGGGCGCGCACGCGCCAGCGGCTGTCGCGCCCCGCGCTCGAGACGCTCGCCATCATCGCGTATCGCCAGCCTGTCTCCCGGCCCGAGGTGGACGCGGTGCGCGGGGTGAACTCGGAGGGGGTGCTCGACAACCTCCTCGAGCGCCGGCTCGTTCGCATTGCCGGGCGCAAGGAGACACCGGGCCGCCCCTTCCTCTACGAGACCACGCGCGACTTCCTCGTGGCCTTCGGCCTGCGCGACCTCGCCGATCTCCCCAAGCCCGAGAGCGAGCTCATCATCCCGGATCTGTCCGGCCCGGAGGCGTCGGGGCAGGGTGAGCTGGACAAGGAGCTGGCGGCTGCCACCGATCCGTCTCAGCAAGATCCTGGCGCAGGCGGGGCTGAGCTCGCGCCGCGGGGCTGA
- a CDS encoding pseudouridine synthase → MSWTRSWRLPPIRLSKILAQAGLSSRRGAEALLAAGRVTVNGQVRTEPGAQADPARDTITLDGRRLDAAAPRTYLLLNKPRGYVTSRTDPGGRPVVLDLIRHVRARLFPVGRLDYDTEGLLLLTDDGPLANYLLHPRYEIPRVYEAEVEGHVRDAELARWRRGVVLDDGPAVPRSVRVLRRTGATATWLELTFAEGRNHEVRRYAQALGHPVRRLRRIAFGPLRLGDLASGHSRPLRPAELADLNRLRG, encoded by the coding sequence GTGAGCTGGACAAGGAGCTGGCGGCTGCCACCGATCCGTCTCAGCAAGATCCTGGCGCAGGCGGGGCTGAGCTCGCGCCGCGGGGCTGAGGCGCTTCTCGCCGCCGGCCGCGTCACCGTCAACGGGCAGGTGCGCACGGAGCCGGGGGCACAGGCCGACCCCGCGCGCGACACCATCACGCTGGACGGCCGGCGCCTCGACGCGGCGGCGCCCCGCACGTATCTGCTCCTCAACAAGCCGCGCGGCTACGTGACGAGCCGCACCGATCCCGGCGGCCGCCCGGTCGTCCTCGACCTGATCCGGCACGTGCGCGCGCGTCTGTTCCCGGTGGGACGGCTCGACTACGATACCGAGGGCCTGCTGCTCCTCACCGACGATGGCCCGCTGGCGAACTATTTGTTACATCCGCGCTACGAGATCCCGCGCGTGTACGAGGCCGAGGTGGAAGGCCACGTCCGGGACGCCGAGCTCGCGCGCTGGCGGCGCGGGGTGGTGCTGGACGACGGCCCGGCGGTGCCCCGGAGCGTGCGGGTGCTGCGCCGGACGGGGGCGACGGCGACATGGCTCGAGCTGACGTTCGCGGAGGGCCGCAACCACGAGGTGCGACGCTACGCCCAGGCCCTCGGCCATCCCGTGCGCCGGCTGCGGCGCATCGCGTTTGGGCCGCTGCGGCTGGGCGACCTCGCGTCCGGGCACAGCCGTCCCCTGCGCCCCGCGGAGCTCGCCGACCTCAATCGCTTGCGCGGGTAG
- the pheA gene encoding prephenate dehydratase, which yields MNLDDWRSRINDLDNQILNLLNQRADAALHIGELKRQQDLPYFVPEREVQVLDRLIAQNCGPLPHEALRVIWREILSASLALENPLPVVYLGPAATYTHQAAQVRFGSSALLRPTRSIAEVFDEVERGRAEYGVVPVENSTEGPVNVTLDRLIDSDALITGEVTLEISHFLLSRAGDVSEVKKVCSHPQGLAQCRQWLNANLPDVPTEETSSTSAAAERAKDDPTVAAISSEMAGRLYDVPVLRRRIEDNPFNSTRFLVLGRRPIPATGRDKTSILFSMKNEPGVLFSILQPFAERGLNLTKIESRPTKRRPWEYVNFVDFEGHRDTEIVAAALSAVRERCQFLKILGSYPVA from the coding sequence ATGAACCTGGACGATTGGCGATCCAGGATCAACGACCTCGATAACCAGATCCTCAACCTCCTCAATCAGCGCGCGGACGCCGCCCTCCACATCGGCGAGCTCAAGAGGCAGCAGGATCTTCCCTACTTCGTTCCCGAGCGGGAGGTCCAGGTCCTCGATCGGCTGATCGCGCAGAACTGCGGCCCGCTCCCTCACGAGGCGCTCCGCGTGATCTGGCGGGAGATTCTCTCCGCGTCACTCGCCCTGGAGAATCCGCTTCCCGTGGTGTACCTGGGCCCCGCCGCCACCTACACGCATCAGGCGGCACAGGTGCGCTTCGGCTCCTCCGCGCTGCTGCGGCCCACGCGCAGCATCGCCGAGGTCTTCGACGAGGTGGAGCGCGGGCGTGCGGAATACGGCGTGGTCCCGGTGGAGAACTCCACCGAGGGGCCGGTCAACGTCACCCTCGACCGGCTGATCGACTCGGACGCGCTCATCACCGGCGAGGTGACCCTCGAGATCAGCCACTTCCTCCTGTCGCGGGCCGGCGACGTCTCCGAGGTCAAGAAGGTGTGCTCGCATCCCCAGGGGCTGGCCCAGTGCCGGCAGTGGCTCAACGCCAACCTGCCCGATGTGCCCACCGAGGAAACGTCCTCCACCTCGGCGGCGGCGGAGCGGGCGAAGGACGATCCCACCGTGGCCGCCATCTCCTCCGAGATGGCGGGGCGTCTCTACGACGTCCCCGTCCTGCGGCGGCGCATCGAGGACAACCCCTTCAACTCGACGCGCTTCCTCGTCCTCGGCCGGCGCCCCATCCCCGCCACGGGGCGCGACAAGACCTCCATCCTCTTCTCCATGAAGAACGAGCCCGGCGTGCTGTTCAGCATCCTGCAGCCGTTCGCCGAGCGCGGCCTCAATCTGACCAAGATCGAATCGCGACCGACCAAGCGGCGACCCTGGGAGTACGTGAACTTCGTCGACTTCGAGGGCCACCGGGATACCGAGATCGTCGCGGCTGCGCTGAGCGCGGTCCGCGAACGCTGCCAGTTCCTCAAGATCCTCGGATCCTACCCGGTCGCCTAA